A segment of the Anopheles cruzii chromosome 2, idAnoCruzAS_RS32_06, whole genome shotgun sequence genome:
TAGCGTTTCAGTTGCATTATTCATTAAAAAGTACTGATTTTTCACTTTATTGTGGCAAAAGTTGTGCATCTTGTCTGCGGTGCATGTTTCAATGTCAGCGTTCAAAAGATTTAAACGGCAGCAAAAGAAGGGAACGCTTTAGAACTAATATTAagcacaaaccacaaacctcGGTGTTGCGCGCCACGGAAGACAAACAACGCCAGAGGGGAGATGTGTTTCTATTACATGTACACAGCCAAAACGTCCAACATATCAGTGTCGTCTGTACTGTTTTTTGAATTTATCAAAGTGGTAATCGTCCGTTGCCTTCTTTGGAATTCGGTCATCATTCCGTTGATCTCGGTTATCTTCCTGATGTCGTCGCTTCGGAGGGTTCGGATTGTCGATACGATAGCGATTGTGCTGCATGAAATTGACGGCCATGTTTGAAGGCACAAAGTGTGACGGAAGATCCTTtttgcgctgctgctcctgcatGTACTTAAGTTTGGCCTCTTCCGTTGCCtcaatgtttttgattttcgcCTCTATACCCAGATCGATCTCCGGGATTCCGCTGAGCATCTGATTTGACAGCATTTCTTCGGAGCGTAACGAGGACGTCTGGCTGAGATGAGCCGGCAGCGACAGTAAGGCTGCTTCCTCTGGACTGAGGTATTTAGTAGAAGATTCTCCATCGATCTGTTTATCCTGCTCCTGTGCAAGACCCTTGCGTTTACCGAGCTCTTCCTCAATGTACCTGagcaaaatcaaacgaaaataaGACGAAGGTTAACGCGCTGGAATCTTGCCACATGCACTTTGCTATGGCTATAAACAATATGCTACTAACTTCATCATTTCCTCGTC
Coding sequences within it:
- the LOC128267499 gene encoding splicing factor C9orf78 isoform X2, translated to MSEGEDTQTQTKFEFKKKPRKHLRQRKPSNSDGEELEHGTEEEILYLEETKERQKLRNRRNGVNILSLAAGKKVTTEEEITVKDPFNIKTGGMVNMQALKAGKLKTAVEDPYDTGIGTQFSAETNKRDEDEEMMKYIEEELGKRKGLAQEQDKQIDGESSTKYLSPEEAALLSLPAHLSQTSSLRSEEMLSNQMLSGIPEIDLGIEAKIKNIEATEEAKLKYMQEQQRKKDLPSHFVPSNMAVNFMQHNRYRIDNPNPPKRRHQEDNRDQRNDDRIPKKATDDYHFDKFKKQYRRH
- the LOC128267499 gene encoding splicing factor C9orf78 isoform X1 gives rise to the protein MSEGEDTQTQTKFEFKKKPRKHLRQRKPSNSDGEELEHGTEEEILSKLEETKERQKLRNRRNGVNILSLAAGKKVTTEEEITVKDPFNIKTGGMVNMQALKAGKLKTAVEDPYDTGIGTQFSAETNKRDEDEEMMKYIEEELGKRKGLAQEQDKQIDGESSTKYLSPEEAALLSLPAHLSQTSSLRSEEMLSNQMLSGIPEIDLGIEAKIKNIEATEEAKLKYMQEQQRKKDLPSHFVPSNMAVNFMQHNRYRIDNPNPPKRRHQEDNRDQRNDDRIPKKATDDYHFDKFKKQYRRH